Proteins from one Mycobacterium sp. EPa45 genomic window:
- the ilvA gene encoding threonine ammonia-lyase IlvA has product MSAELSQDSRRTPLSPPISAADIDEADQRISDVVSQTPLQYSDRLSQATGADVYLKREDLQRVRSYKLRGAYNLLKQLTDAEIAAGVVCSSAGNHAQGFALACRLMGVHGRVYVPAKTPKQKRDRIRYHGGEFIDLIVGGATYDLAAEAALDDVARTGATLVPPFDDVRTMAGQGTIAVEILAQLDAEPDLVVVPVGGGGCIAGITTYLAERTSNTAVLGVEPAGAASMIAALAAGGPVDLEHVDQFVDGAAVKQIGALPYQALAAAGDMVSVTTVDEGAVCTAMLDLYQNEGIIAEPAGALSVAGLLEADVEPGSTVVCLISGGNNDVSRYGEVLERSLVHLGLKHYFLVDFPQEPGALRRFLDEILGPGDDITLFEYVKRNNRETGEALVGIELGSAAGLDGLRARMDASGLHVEPLEPGSPAYRYLT; this is encoded by the coding sequence GTGTCCGCTGAACTGAGCCAGGATTCTCGAAGGACGCCGCTGAGCCCACCTATCTCAGCGGCCGACATCGATGAGGCCGATCAGCGAATTTCCGACGTGGTCAGTCAAACCCCGCTGCAGTACAGCGACCGGTTGTCGCAGGCCACCGGCGCCGACGTCTACCTCAAGCGCGAGGATCTGCAAAGAGTGCGGTCCTACAAACTGCGCGGCGCCTACAACCTGCTCAAACAGCTCACCGACGCCGAGATCGCCGCCGGGGTGGTGTGCTCGTCGGCCGGCAATCACGCGCAGGGCTTCGCACTGGCATGCCGGCTGATGGGCGTGCACGGCCGGGTCTACGTGCCGGCCAAGACCCCGAAGCAGAAGCGCGACCGCATCCGCTACCACGGTGGCGAGTTCATCGACCTGATCGTCGGCGGCGCGACGTACGACCTGGCCGCCGAGGCGGCCCTCGACGACGTCGCCCGCACCGGGGCCACGCTGGTCCCGCCGTTCGACGATGTGCGCACGATGGCCGGGCAGGGCACCATCGCCGTCGAGATCCTCGCCCAACTCGACGCCGAACCGGACCTGGTGGTCGTCCCGGTCGGCGGCGGCGGCTGCATCGCCGGCATCACCACCTACCTGGCCGAGCGGACTTCCAACACCGCCGTGCTCGGTGTCGAGCCGGCCGGCGCGGCATCGATGATCGCGGCGCTGGCCGCCGGTGGCCCGGTCGACCTCGAGCACGTCGACCAGTTCGTCGACGGGGCCGCGGTCAAGCAGATCGGCGCGCTGCCGTATCAGGCGCTGGCCGCGGCCGGTGACATGGTCTCGGTGACGACGGTCGACGAGGGTGCGGTCTGCACAGCAATGCTCGACCTGTACCAGAACGAGGGCATCATCGCCGAGCCTGCCGGTGCGCTGTCGGTGGCCGGGCTGTTGGAGGCCGACGTGGAACCGGGGTCGACGGTGGTGTGCCTGATCTCCGGCGGCAACAACGACGTGTCGCGCTACGGCGAGGTGCTCGAGCGGTCGTTGGTCCACCTGGGCCTCAAGCACTACTTTCTCGTCGACTTCCCCCAGGAGCCGGGTGCGCTGCGCCGGTTCCTGGACGAAATCCTCGGCCCCGGCGACGACATCACGCTGTTCGAGTACGTCAAGCGCAACAACCGCGAAACCGGCGAGGCGCTGGTCGGTATCGAGCTCGGCTCCGCCGCCGGGCTCGACGGGTTGCGGGCCCGCATGGATGCCTCCGGCCTCCACGTCGAACCGCTGGAGCCCGGTTCGCCGGCCTACCGATACCTGACCTGA
- a CDS encoding DUF4242 domain-containing protein gives MPLFMVERNYAEQLEPSFDVADGINRLNAEEGVRWLYSFLSADRRKTYCLYEAPSPEAIRTAAVRAGLPADVIVEVTNKVLPDGSSAAI, from the coding sequence GTGCCGTTATTCATGGTCGAACGGAATTACGCCGAGCAACTTGAACCCAGCTTCGACGTCGCCGACGGGATCAACCGGCTCAATGCCGAGGAGGGCGTCCGCTGGCTGTATTCGTTCCTGTCTGCGGACCGGCGGAAGACCTATTGCCTCTATGAAGCCCCGAGCCCCGAGGCCATCCGAACGGCCGCCGTCCGGGCCGGGCTTCCCGCCGACGTCATCGTCGAGGTGACGAACAAGGTGCTGCCGGACGGCTCGTCGGCCGCCATCTGA
- a CDS encoding helix-turn-helix transcriptional regulator, translating into MAQWTPPPLPAELLVRRRGPFVGRAVELAAFEQAWQRVSSGVRQVVFIGGEPGAGKSRLAAEIAGTLSDHGVAVLVGSSAADGGVPYEPFAEALDRFLDTGPPGCLLEPLEDCGPQLRLLSRRVDRHVTDDFAPDESGAGRRRLFDALTTFLRRLTVDRPVALILEDLHWAAPPTLAMLEHLVAGCADVPLLIVATFRTTPPDRSDELIGRLAEMHRFDGVRRLDLAGLDTDAIVEFVTRTQELPTPTARTAAVLLRDRTGGNPFFLTELCNDLHTHGGLVSLSSHHTVPASIGDAIASRLAGLGAAVQEIIEQAAVLGETFDLPALIAGSETDVTVTLAAVDSAEALGLIRAVPDSDDDFAFVHALTREAVISKMPASRLRIMHARAAIALEGRADPAVVPRLANHYLLANVLGYHEKALRYAREAARMAEHSLAYEDAARWYERAGSLPELDLAERAGCTLSAAANHVRAGDFARARGMYENISAIADPLIRLAAAVGYEDANWRPGLADSKAADLLAAALESCGLTADDPRYVQALGSFGRALAFAGETVRARDISNLAIEHAREIGDPDVISHALETSLWHGLTPDMCESQLERSSELSRMALSRRDYEALGSASHFRALASYQAGQPHELAASAADMQRAAQASGQPFFSFVGACAQGGLAFLRGDFQHAEQWAEVALRTGGLLGADTTEGSYGVQMFMLRRESGDLKRYSGFLDGSEAFTGRWIPGMLALYTELGCEAGMNRALTQLMSRNLEERAGYAQWPMELVFMVEAALELCDVEALHALRPLLARYENKNIMSGQFVAIFGSADRYLARIAALTGDNASAERHFAVALEMDRRMGSAVHVAETLARQAAFAATCGQPREARRLADEARSIAAPIGQSRVLGLLSALLTNGPDGLTEREVEVLRLLAAGLSNRAIGERLYISTNTAANHVRSILLKTGATNRTQAAMYAADRELLD; encoded by the coding sequence ATGGCGCAGTGGACGCCACCGCCGCTCCCGGCAGAACTGCTGGTCCGCCGCCGCGGCCCGTTCGTGGGTCGTGCGGTGGAGCTGGCCGCGTTCGAGCAGGCCTGGCAACGGGTCTCCAGCGGTGTACGTCAAGTGGTGTTCATCGGCGGGGAACCCGGCGCGGGCAAGTCACGACTGGCCGCTGAAATCGCCGGCACACTCTCCGATCACGGCGTCGCGGTGCTGGTCGGCAGCTCGGCCGCCGATGGCGGTGTCCCCTACGAACCGTTCGCCGAAGCACTCGACCGCTTCCTGGACACCGGCCCGCCCGGTTGCCTCCTTGAGCCGCTCGAGGACTGTGGGCCGCAGCTGCGGCTGCTGTCCCGCCGGGTGGATCGACATGTGACCGACGATTTCGCGCCTGACGAGTCCGGGGCCGGACGCCGGCGCCTCTTCGATGCGTTGACGACGTTCCTGCGCCGCTTGACCGTCGACCGTCCGGTGGCATTGATCCTCGAAGACCTGCACTGGGCGGCTCCGCCGACGCTGGCGATGCTCGAGCACCTGGTCGCCGGTTGCGCCGACGTGCCCCTGCTGATTGTGGCGACCTTCCGCACGACACCGCCCGACCGATCCGACGAACTCATCGGCCGACTGGCCGAGATGCATCGGTTCGACGGTGTGCGGCGCCTTGATCTGGCCGGCCTGGACACCGACGCGATCGTCGAATTCGTCACCCGGACACAGGAACTGCCGACGCCGACGGCGCGCACAGCCGCGGTGCTGCTGCGCGACAGGACCGGCGGCAATCCGTTCTTCCTCACCGAACTGTGCAATGACCTACACACGCACGGCGGGCTCGTCTCGTTGAGTTCACACCACACCGTCCCGGCATCGATTGGCGATGCCATCGCCAGCCGGTTGGCCGGACTGGGTGCCGCAGTGCAGGAGATCATCGAACAGGCTGCGGTCCTCGGTGAGACTTTCGACCTGCCGGCTCTGATCGCCGGTAGCGAAACGGATGTCACCGTCACACTGGCAGCGGTTGATTCAGCGGAAGCGCTGGGTTTGATCCGGGCGGTGCCGGACTCCGATGACGACTTCGCGTTCGTGCACGCGCTGACTCGCGAAGCGGTGATCAGCAAGATGCCCGCCTCGCGTCTACGGATCATGCACGCACGCGCCGCCATTGCGCTCGAGGGGCGGGCCGATCCAGCGGTGGTGCCACGGTTGGCCAACCACTACCTGCTGGCGAATGTGCTCGGCTATCACGAGAAGGCGTTGCGGTACGCGCGGGAAGCGGCCCGGATGGCCGAGCACAGCCTGGCGTACGAGGACGCGGCGAGATGGTACGAGCGGGCCGGCTCGCTTCCGGAACTGGACCTGGCGGAGCGAGCCGGATGCACCCTGAGTGCCGCCGCCAATCACGTTCGCGCCGGGGATTTCGCCCGGGCGCGCGGCATGTACGAAAACATCAGTGCGATCGCCGATCCACTCATCCGGCTGGCGGCGGCGGTCGGCTATGAGGACGCGAATTGGCGTCCGGGACTGGCCGATTCGAAGGCGGCCGACCTGTTGGCAGCGGCTTTGGAGTCGTGCGGCCTGACCGCCGACGACCCCCGGTACGTGCAAGCTCTGGGAAGCTTCGGACGCGCGCTTGCGTTCGCCGGGGAGACGGTGCGGGCACGCGACATCAGCAATCTGGCGATCGAGCACGCCCGGGAGATCGGCGATCCAGACGTGATCTCGCATGCCCTGGAGACCAGCCTGTGGCACGGCCTCACCCCCGACATGTGCGAAAGTCAGTTGGAGCGTTCCAGCGAGCTGTCGCGGATGGCGCTGTCGCGCCGGGACTACGAGGCGTTGGGCTCGGCGTCACATTTCCGTGCACTGGCCAGTTATCAGGCCGGTCAGCCCCACGAGCTGGCGGCGTCCGCAGCCGACATGCAACGTGCTGCACAAGCATCCGGGCAGCCCTTCTTCAGCTTCGTCGGCGCATGTGCGCAGGGCGGCCTGGCCTTTCTGCGTGGCGACTTCCAGCATGCCGAGCAATGGGCCGAGGTGGCGCTGCGTACCGGCGGCCTGCTCGGCGCCGACACCACCGAGGGTTCCTACGGGGTTCAGATGTTCATGCTCCGACGGGAGTCCGGTGACCTCAAGCGCTACAGCGGATTCCTGGACGGCAGCGAGGCGTTCACGGGCCGCTGGATCCCGGGAATGCTGGCCCTGTACACCGAACTCGGCTGTGAGGCGGGGATGAACCGGGCGCTCACCCAGCTGATGAGTCGCAATCTCGAGGAACGAGCCGGATACGCGCAGTGGCCGATGGAATTGGTCTTCATGGTCGAAGCAGCATTGGAGCTCTGCGATGTCGAAGCACTTCACGCGCTGCGCCCCCTGCTGGCCCGCTACGAGAACAAGAACATCATGTCGGGTCAGTTCGTCGCGATCTTCGGCAGTGCCGACCGATATCTCGCGAGAATAGCCGCCCTCACCGGTGACAACGCTTCGGCGGAGCGACATTTCGCCGTCGCGCTGGAGATGGACCGGCGCATGGGTTCGGCGGTGCACGTTGCCGAGACGCTCGCGCGGCAGGCGGCCTTCGCGGCAACCTGTGGTCAGCCCAGGGAGGCACGCAGACTGGCCGACGAGGCGCGTTCGATCGCTGCGCCTATCGGGCAGTCGCGGGTTCTCGGCCTGCTGAGCGCGCTGCTCACCAACGGTCCGGACGGGCTTACCGAGCGCGAGGTCGAGGTGCTACGGCTACTGGCGGCAGGTCTGAGTAACCGGGCCATCGGAGAACGGCTCTACATCAGCACCAACACCGCGGCAAACCACGTCCGCAGCATCCTGCTGAAAACCGGTGCTACCAACCGCACCCAGGCAGCGATGTATGCCGCCGACCGCGAACTGCTCGACTAG
- a CDS encoding FAD-binding oxidoreductase, with protein MSIIDASSGTASRLGGEVIVPGDAKYDDARAVHNAMIDKRPAVIVRCGSIEDIVGALDHARRSDLTIAIRGGGHNGPGFGTVEGGIVIDLSRFNRVDVDPDARIVRVQGGATWGQVDAATHAFGLATPSGIIASTGVGGLTLGGGHGYLSRKYGLTIDNLLEAEVVLADGRIVTASESQHPDLFWALRGGGGNFGIVTSFTFRLHPVHTVICGPTAWPGAATADILSWYRDFLPAQDDDLYGFFASMTVPPAEPFPADFHMQKACAVVWCYSGDPGRAEEVFAPVRKMAPAFDGIGQAPYPALQSTFDALYPKGLQWYWRGDFFRTISDEAVAAHAAFGEQLPTMHSTMHLYPIDGAVHRVGPTDTAFAYRDVNFSQVIAGVDPDPANAETLKRWTVDYWDATHPHSAGGAYVNFMMDEGQDRVRATYGPNYQRLTEVKAQYDPDNVFHVNQNIAPANAI; from the coding sequence ATGAGCATTATCGATGCGAGCAGCGGTACTGCAAGCCGGCTCGGTGGCGAGGTTATCGTGCCCGGCGACGCGAAATACGACGACGCCCGGGCCGTGCACAACGCCATGATCGACAAGAGGCCCGCGGTGATCGTTCGGTGCGGGTCGATCGAGGACATCGTGGGAGCGCTCGATCACGCGAGACGGTCCGATCTCACGATCGCGATCCGCGGCGGGGGCCACAACGGTCCCGGCTTCGGCACGGTCGAGGGCGGCATCGTCATCGATCTGTCCCGGTTCAACCGCGTCGATGTCGATCCCGACGCGCGCATCGTGCGGGTCCAGGGCGGTGCGACGTGGGGTCAGGTGGACGCCGCAACGCACGCCTTCGGGTTGGCGACGCCGTCCGGGATCATCGCTTCAACGGGTGTGGGTGGCCTCACGCTCGGTGGCGGCCACGGCTACCTGTCCCGCAAGTACGGCCTGACGATCGACAACCTGCTCGAAGCCGAGGTCGTCCTCGCCGACGGCCGAATCGTCACCGCGTCGGAGTCCCAGCACCCCGATCTGTTCTGGGCCTTGCGGGGCGGCGGCGGAAACTTCGGAATCGTCACCTCGTTCACGTTCCGCCTGCATCCGGTGCACACCGTGATCTGTGGACCGACCGCATGGCCGGGTGCTGCCACCGCGGACATCCTCAGCTGGTACCGCGACTTCCTGCCGGCCCAGGACGACGATCTCTACGGGTTCTTCGCGTCGATGACCGTTCCGCCGGCCGAACCGTTCCCCGCCGACTTCCACATGCAGAAGGCGTGTGCGGTGGTGTGGTGCTACTCCGGTGACCCCGGGCGGGCCGAGGAGGTGTTCGCCCCGGTGCGCAAGATGGCGCCGGCGTTCGACGGTATCGGGCAGGCGCCGTATCCGGCCCTGCAATCCACCTTCGATGCGTTGTATCCCAAAGGGCTGCAGTGGTATTGGCGGGGTGACTTCTTCCGGACGATTTCCGACGAGGCGGTGGCCGCCCATGCTGCGTTCGGCGAGCAGCTGCCGACGATGCATTCGACGATGCATCTGTACCCGATCGACGGCGCTGTCCATCGGGTGGGGCCGACCGACACCGCGTTCGCGTATCGGGACGTCAACTTCTCCCAGGTGATCGCCGGTGTGGACCCCGACCCGGCGAACGCCGAGACGCTGAAGCGCTGGACGGTGGACTACTGGGACGCCACCCATCCGCATTCGGCGGGTGGGGCCTACGTGAACTTCATGATGGACGAAGGCCAGGATCGGGTGCGTGCCACATACGGGCCCAACTATCAGCGGCTCACCGAAGTCAAGGCGCAGTACGACCCCGACAATGTGTTCCACGTGAACCAGAACATCGCGCCGGCGAACGCTATTTAG
- the treZ gene encoding malto-oligosyltrehalose trehalohydrolase has product MPEFAVWAPLPKRVRVDVDGQLHDMTADDDGWWRAEVDAAPDARYGFVLDDDPAVLPDPRSARQPDGVHERSQLWDASAAQWSDELWAGRSIEGAVIYELHTGTFTPQGTFDAAIDKLDHLVDLGVDFVQLMPVNAFNGDHGWGYDGVLWYAVHEPYGGPDGLVRLIDAAHNRGLGVLIDAVFNHLGPSGNYLPKFGPYLSSVSNPWGEGINLAGPDADEVRRYILDCALRWMRDFHADGLRLDAVHALVDNTAIHILEEMTAETDSLSAVVGRPLSLIAESDLNDPRLITPRDRGGYGLTAQWDDDIHHAIHTAVSGERQGYYADFGSMSALASTLQNGYFHAGTYSSFRHRRHGRPLDKTLIPATRLTAYTCTHDQVGNRATGDRPSQNLDYGQLAIKAALALGSPYTAMLFMGEEWAASSPFQFFSSHTEPELAKATAEGRKAEFADHGWDADDIPDPQDPQTFLRSKLKWDEVHEGRHAELLAFYRGLIALRREEPDMADAWLAHLVIDYDEDERWIVLRRGRVAIACNLGEEPVSVPVTGAVVLAWGDPGVGAHGTQLPGHSVVVTK; this is encoded by the coding sequence ATGCCTGAATTCGCGGTGTGGGCACCGCTGCCCAAGCGTGTGCGCGTCGACGTCGACGGACAGCTCCATGACATGACCGCCGACGACGACGGTTGGTGGCGCGCCGAAGTCGACGCCGCACCGGACGCCCGGTACGGGTTCGTTCTGGACGACGACCCGGCGGTGTTGCCCGATCCGCGGTCGGCGCGCCAGCCGGACGGGGTGCACGAGCGGTCGCAGCTCTGGGACGCCTCGGCGGCGCAATGGTCGGATGAGTTGTGGGCGGGCCGCTCGATCGAGGGTGCGGTGATCTACGAGCTGCACACCGGCACGTTCACGCCGCAGGGCACCTTCGACGCCGCGATCGACAAACTGGACCACCTGGTGGATCTCGGAGTCGACTTCGTCCAGCTGATGCCCGTCAACGCCTTCAACGGCGACCACGGCTGGGGATACGACGGGGTGCTGTGGTACGCGGTGCACGAACCGTACGGCGGCCCGGACGGTTTGGTGCGCCTGATCGACGCCGCACATAACCGCGGGCTCGGAGTGTTGATCGACGCGGTGTTCAACCATCTGGGCCCGTCGGGCAACTATCTACCGAAGTTCGGACCCTACCTGTCGTCGGTGAGCAATCCCTGGGGTGAGGGCATCAATCTGGCCGGCCCCGATGCCGATGAGGTGCGCCGTTACATCCTCGATTGCGCGCTGCGCTGGATGCGTGACTTTCACGCCGACGGCCTGCGGCTGGATGCGGTGCACGCCCTGGTCGACAACACCGCAATTCACATCCTCGAGGAGATGACCGCCGAAACCGATTCGCTGTCAGCGGTTGTGGGCCGACCGCTGTCGCTGATCGCCGAGAGCGACCTGAACGACCCGCGGCTGATCACCCCGCGCGATCGCGGCGGGTACGGCCTGACGGCGCAGTGGGACGACGACATCCACCACGCCATCCACACCGCGGTCTCCGGCGAACGACAGGGCTACTACGCCGATTTCGGCTCGATGTCGGCGTTGGCCTCGACCCTGCAGAACGGCTACTTCCATGCCGGCACCTACTCGTCGTTCCGACACCGCAGGCACGGCAGGCCGCTGGACAAGACGCTGATCCCGGCGACCCGGCTGACCGCCTACACGTGTACGCACGACCAGGTCGGCAATCGCGCAACCGGCGACCGGCCGTCGCAGAACCTCGACTACGGCCAGCTCGCCATCAAGGCCGCACTCGCACTCGGATCACCCTATACCGCAATGCTTTTCATGGGTGAAGAGTGGGCGGCGTCCAGCCCGTTCCAGTTCTTCAGCTCGCACACCGAGCCCGAGCTGGCCAAGGCGACCGCCGAGGGGCGGAAGGCCGAATTCGCCGACCACGGCTGGGATGCCGACGACATCCCCGATCCGCAGGACCCGCAGACGTTCCTTCGCTCGAAGCTGAAGTGGGACGAGGTTCATGAAGGCCGGCATGCGGAACTCCTGGCGTTCTATCGGGGGCTGATCGCGTTGCGGCGCGAGGAGCCCGACATGGCCGATGCGTGGCTGGCGCACCTGGTGATCGACTACGACGAGGACGAACGCTGGATCGTGCTGCGGCGCGGCCGCGTTGCGATCGCCTGCAACCTCGGCGAGGAGCCGGTCAGTGTGCCGGTCACCGGCGCGGTCGTGCTGGCCTGGGGTGATCCCGGTGTGGGCGCGCATGGCACCCAACTGCCGGGCCACTCCGTGGTGGTGACTAAATAG
- the treY gene encoding malto-oligosyltrehalose synthase, whose amino-acid sequence MAYPVLSTYRLQLRGASAGDAFTFADAEKLLEYLDGLGVSHLYLSPILTAAPGSTHGYDVTDPTTVSEELGGADGLARLAEAAKARGLGLVVDIVPNHVGVDQPQRNPWWWDVLQHGRQSPYATYFDIDWSADPEGRILLPVLGSDGDVADLKVDGDVLRLGDLAFPIAPGTGEGSGAEVHDRQAYKLIGWRNGVCGYRRFFSITSLAGLRQEDRVVFEKSHAEVARWFTDGLVDGVRIDHPDGLTDPTGYLRWLRELTGPQAWIVIEKILGVDEPLDPSLPIDGTTGYDVLREVGGVFVDPSGAEALTELVNANGFDYAGAPELLRQLKIDTATHTLSSELARLCRSIVATAGADHPQLPQAVAALLTNVGVYRSDYLNLATVMSTAIAHTVTAQPELAVPLELVSAALAGDSSEPGARLQQLCGAMTAKSVEDCYFYRDARLVSLNEVGGEPERFGVSAAEFHRSAAVRGRLWPKSMTTLSTHDTKRGEDVRARIGVLSQVPSLWAEFVSSWQTSTPAPDAATALFLLQNIFGVWPADGQITDELRTRLHAYTEKAIREAGWHTSWNDPDTTFEDGVHAWLDAILDGPVATEMTGVVVQLEPHAHGDALGQKLLALTVPGIPDVYQGTELWEDSLVDPDNRRPVDYSVRGAELERLSHSKIRVVRAALHARRDHPEAFLSGDYRPLLATGVAAPHIVAFQRGVDVLVAVTRWTVRLHHDGWGDTALPLPEGVWTDRLTGASWTGPTPAGDLFAELPVILLERSDA is encoded by the coding sequence ATGGCTTACCCGGTGCTGTCCACCTATCGCCTGCAACTGCGGGGCGCTTCGGCGGGCGACGCGTTCACTTTCGCCGACGCCGAGAAACTCCTCGAGTACCTCGACGGCCTCGGCGTCTCCCACCTCTACCTGTCCCCCATCCTGACTGCGGCCCCGGGCTCCACCCACGGCTACGACGTCACCGATCCGACGACGGTGTCCGAGGAACTGGGCGGCGCCGACGGCCTGGCCCGGCTCGCCGAGGCCGCCAAGGCCCGTGGGCTGGGACTCGTCGTCGACATCGTCCCCAACCACGTCGGGGTGGACCAGCCGCAGCGCAACCCGTGGTGGTGGGATGTGCTGCAGCACGGCAGGCAGTCCCCGTACGCGACGTACTTCGACATCGACTGGTCGGCCGACCCCGAAGGCCGAATTCTGTTGCCCGTCTTGGGCTCCGATGGTGATGTCGCGGACCTGAAGGTCGACGGTGACGTGCTGCGGCTCGGCGACTTGGCGTTCCCGATCGCCCCCGGCACGGGCGAAGGCTCCGGGGCCGAGGTGCACGACCGCCAGGCTTACAAGCTGATCGGCTGGCGCAACGGAGTCTGCGGCTACCGCCGATTCTTCTCGATCACCTCGCTGGCGGGCCTGCGCCAGGAGGACCGGGTGGTGTTCGAGAAGTCGCACGCCGAAGTGGCCCGGTGGTTCACCGACGGTCTGGTCGACGGCGTGCGCATCGATCACCCCGACGGCCTGACCGATCCGACCGGGTACCTGCGGTGGCTGCGTGAGTTGACCGGTCCGCAGGCCTGGATCGTGATCGAGAAGATCCTCGGCGTCGACGAACCGCTGGACCCGTCGCTGCCCATCGACGGCACCACCGGCTATGACGTACTGCGCGAGGTCGGTGGGGTCTTTGTCGACCCAAGCGGTGCCGAGGCGCTGACCGAACTCGTCAATGCCAATGGCTTCGACTACGCAGGTGCGCCGGAACTGTTGCGGCAGTTGAAGATCGACACTGCCACCCACACCCTGTCCAGTGAGCTGGCCCGGCTCTGCCGGTCGATCGTGGCGACGGCGGGTGCCGATCACCCGCAGTTGCCGCAAGCGGTGGCGGCACTGCTGACCAATGTCGGTGTGTATCGGTCGGATTACCTGAACCTGGCGACGGTGATGTCCACCGCCATCGCACACACCGTTACCGCCCAGCCGGAGCTTGCTGTTCCGCTGGAACTGGTGTCGGCCGCGCTGGCCGGCGACTCCAGCGAGCCGGGCGCGCGGCTACAGCAGCTGTGCGGGGCGATGACGGCAAAGTCGGTGGAGGACTGCTATTTCTATCGCGATGCGCGGCTGGTCTCGCTCAACGAAGTCGGTGGCGAGCCGGAGCGGTTCGGCGTCAGCGCCGCCGAGTTCCATCGCAGCGCCGCGGTCCGCGGGCGGCTGTGGCCGAAGTCGATGACCACGCTGTCCACCCACGACACCAAGCGTGGCGAGGATGTGAGGGCCCGCATCGGCGTGCTGTCGCAGGTGCCGTCACTGTGGGCGGAGTTCGTGAGCAGCTGGCAGACCAGCACGCCGGCCCCGGACGCAGCGACGGCGTTGTTCCTGCTGCAGAACATCTTCGGGGTGTGGCCGGCCGACGGGCAGATCACCGACGAACTGCGGACGCGCCTGCACGCCTACACCGAGAAGGCGATCCGGGAAGCCGGTTGGCATACCTCGTGGAACGACCCCGACACCACTTTCGAGGACGGAGTGCACGCCTGGCTCGACGCCATCCTGGACGGTCCGGTGGCCACCGAGATGACCGGCGTCGTGGTTCAGCTCGAGCCGCACGCACACGGCGACGCGCTCGGGCAGAAGTTGCTGGCGCTGACCGTCCCCGGCATCCCCGACGTCTATCAGGGCACCGAGCTGTGGGAAGACAGCCTCGTCGACCCCGACAACCGCAGGCCGGTCGACTACTCGGTGCGTGGCGCCGAGCTGGAACGCCTGTCGCACAGCAAGATTCGCGTGGTCCGAGCGGCGCTGCACGCCCGCCGGGATCACCCGGAGGCGTTCCTGTCCGGCGACTACCGCCCGCTGCTCGCCACCGGCGTCGCCGCGCCGCACATCGTGGCGTTCCAACGAGGTGTGGACGTTCTGGTCGCGGTGACCCGCTGGACCGTCCGCCTGCACCACGACGGCTGGGGCGACACGGCTCTGCCGCTTCCGGAGGGGGTGTGGACCGACCGGCTGACGGGCGCAAGCTGGACGGGTCCGACACCGGCCGGTGACCTGTTCGCCGAGCTGCCCGTCATCCTGCTGGAGAGATCAGATGCCTGA